The DNA sequence GCCGATTTCTCGCGGGGGAGGAAACGCCTGGACCAACGTCGTCACGGCGTGCAGCAGCTGCAACACCCGGAAGGGGAACCGGCTCCCGGAAGAGTGCGGCATGCTGCCGATTCACCCGCCGACCGAGCCTCACTTCGTGCACCTGTCGTGGGCAGTCCGCCGCCTGAGCCGGACCCAGGCCAAGTACATCCGGCTGTTCTACGGCGAAGCGGCGCTGCACGCGCTGCGCGGACACTAGCTCGAACGCCGTCATCCCGGCGCACGCCGGGATCCATTCCCGGTCTGTGACATGGACCCCGGCTTTCGCCGGGGTGACGAGATTCGGCCCCGCTGCCCCGCTGCCCCGCCTACTCCACTTCGAAGTTCTCGCTCTTCCCCTCCACCCGCATGATGGGCAGCCCTGCCACGCGCAGCAGCATCCGGCGTGCGGAGCGGCTGACGGCGCCACCCAGGTTGCCGTTGTCGTCGGTGGCGGCGCCGGTCTCTCCCCGCATCACCCGGTCCATCTCGTCGAGGTCGGCGTCGGACAGCGTCGATACTGACAGCGTTGCCACGTAGTAGTAGTTGCCCTTGTCCGTGGCTCGCACCGCGATCCGGTAGGCCACGCCGAGGGCCCGGCCGAGGGTGGCCAGGTCGGGGTAGCGCTGCTGGCGGGTACGCCCGAGCAGCACGGTCGTGACGGTGTACTGGTCCAGCAGCGGCTCCCGCCGCACCACCACGTCCCAGTCGATCGAGCGCACGGCGGCATCGAACCATGACGCGCGCGCGCGCCAGAGCTCGAGGCGGTAATGCAGCCGGAGTGGGAGTCCGCTCAGGAGGGCGGAGGTCCAGCGGTCGTCTTCCAGCAGGCCGTTGACGCGCGCCTCGGGGAGCTGGCCATCCTTGCGGTTCGCATCGGGGACGAGGGTCACGGTGAGCGTGACGTCGTTCGACCCCTGCGCAGCGAGCGGAGGGGCGGCAGGCAGCGTGAGGGCCGCGAGCAGCAGGAGGACGGCCGGCAGGCGCATGCTAGAAGCGGCGCTGCAGGCGCAGGGAGAGGCGGAGCGGGCCATCGTCGGTGACCGACTTGGCCAGGTAGGCGCCGAGAAATCCGAAGTCGATGCCGGCGCCGATGTCCGCCGACCAGAAATCGGCGGAGGGGAGCCGATTGTTCGGCACGCGGCCGGGGCCGGAGCCGGTCAGCCAGGCGGAGCCAATGTCGGAGAGGAACACGAGGTCCGCCGTCTGGATCCCGATGACCCTGCCGGCCGAGGTCTCGCTCCCCTTCGAGAGCGTGTAGTGCCACCCCAGGTTCAGGCGGTGCCGGTACTCGACCTGGAAGAACATTGTGCGGTCGCAGAGGCTCGCCTGGGAACTGTTGTTGAAGCCGGGCGGGGTGCAGTTCACCTGGCGGAAGGCGTCGCCCGGGAGAATCGACGGGCCGCCGAGCGAGAGCCGCCGCTGCATCGGGAGGGCGCCGCCGCCCACCCAGCCGGCAAAGTAGCCGCGGCCGCTGAGCCGGTCGTCTGGTGAGAGCCGGAGGTAGCGCCGCAGGTCGAGGGTGAGCATCGAATAGTTGTACGACCCGTCGGTGGGGATCGGGTTGCGCACGCCCGGCGGGAGGCTCACCGGCCCGACGTTGTCGCTCGAGGCGAATTCCGCGCTCGCCTTGGCGTACCAGCCGAGCTGGGGCTGACGGTCGCTGTCGCGGGTGTCGAGGGTGAGGCCCGCCGTGGTGATCGAATAGGTGCCGTCGTCGATCAGCGGGTTGGGGCGCCAGCGGCTGTCGTTGACGAAGAGCGACCAGGGATCGGCGGCGGGCACCGAGGACATCTGCTCGCTGTACCAGCTGAGATCCACGCGGAACTGGCGGGCGGGGATGAGGAAGGCGTAGACGCCGATTCCCTGGTCGTCGTAGTAGTCGTACTGGTCTTCCTGCACGAGAATTGACGACCACCCCGACTCGGCCCGGGAGAGGGTCTGGTCGGGAATCACCTGGATCACGCTCCACGCCTTGCCGCCGAGGCCGTAGGTCACCTCGCCGCTGCGGCGCCACTCCAGCCCGGTGCGGTAGCCGAAGTCGCTGCGCGAGTCGGTCCGGTCGGTGCTGGTGCGGAGAATCCCGGCGAGGTCGAGCCGGACCCGGTCGCGGTCGGTGGCCCGCCAGTCGAACCCGACGCCGGCCTCCAGCGGGAATCCCTCGACGCGATCGTAGGTGCCGCCAAGCGAGGCGTTGAGCGTGGTGCGCACCTTGCCGACGCCGAAACTCGCCTTGGCCGTGCCGAGTGTTTCGAGGTCGGGGGTCTTCTGCACGATGAGCGTGCCGTCACTCAGCTTCGCGACCGGTGCGAGGTCCCAGTAGACCTTCTCGGCGCCGTCCAGGGTGCTCCCTTCTTGTTGGATGAGCCGTCCGCCCACCACGAGGACATCGCCGGTGATGCGGGCGCCGGGGAGAAGGACCAGGTTGCCGTTGATGATGGTGACGGGGCCCTCGATGGTGCCGCCGACGCGCAGCGCGCCGCGATAGAGGGCCACCGCTCCCTGCAGCGTGCTCCCCCGCGCGAGGGTGACGTTGCCGGTCAGGCGGGTGGTGCCGGAGTCGTTCCAGGTCCGGAGGAGCTGCTGGGTGACGGCGGCGGGGAGGGCGCCCATCCCCGAGCTGTCGGCAAAGGGGGCGTCGGGGTCGATGACCACCACGCTGTCTTGGGCGTGCAGGAGTGGCGTCACCCCCAACATCAATGTCAGGAGCCAGAGCCCACATACCCAACGCGCCTTGTTATGCATCGGTTCGTGCCCCCAGTCGTCACCCCGGCGAAAGCCGGGGTCCATGGTCCGTCATCCCCGCATCCACCTCACCCCCTGTCCCCCTCTCCATGATATGGAGAGGGGGACGCCCGTTAGATCATGTCATTCGCCAAGCCCCAGCCGCTTCATTCGTCGGTACAAGTTCGCCCGGTCGGTCTGCAGCGCCCGCGCCGCCTCGGCCACGACCCCGTTCGCGTCGTTCAGCGCCGCCTGGATCAGTGCACGTTCATGATTCTCAAGCGACTCACTCAATGATGCATGGCTCCCCCTCTCCACATTGTGGAGAGGGGGCCGGGGGGTGAGGTGAGACAACTGGAGAGGGGGAACGCTCGGCACCACCTGCCGCACGAGCTCTGCCGTCACGCTGCCGTCGGCAAGAATCGTCAGCCGCTCGACCACGTTGGCCAGTTCCCGCACATTGCCGGGCCAGCGGTAGCCCGCCAGCGCGGCCACCGCGTCGGGAGTGAACGGCACCGGATCCTGCGGCCGGAGCCGGCTTGCGAAGTGCCGCACCAGGGCCGGGAGGTCTTCGAGCCGCTCCCGGAGCGGCGGCAGGTGAATCGGAAAGACGTTGAGGCGGAAGAAGAGGTCCTCGCGCACCTGACCCCGCGCCACGGCGGTATCGAGGCGGCTGTTGGTGGCGGCGATAACCCGCACGTCCACCCGCGTCGTCCGCTCGGCGCCGAGGTGCTGGACCTCGCCCGTCTCGAGGACGCGCAGCAGCTTGGCCTGCGCCTCGAGGTGCAGGTCGCCCACTTCGTCGAGGAAGAGGGTGCCGCCGTCGGCCAGCTCGAAGCGGCCCATCCGGCGCTCGGTGGCGCCTGTGAATGCGCCGCGCTCGTGGCCGAACATCTCCGACTCGACCAGTTCGCGCGGGATGGCGGCGGAGTTGACGGCCACGAAGGGCCCACCGGCGCGACCGCTGGCGCGGTGAATGGCCGCGGCCACCAGTTCCTTGCCGGTGCCGGACTCGCCTGTGATGAGCACGCGGGTGTCGCCCGGTGCCACCTGGGCCACCAGTTCGCGGACTTTGCGGAGGGCGGCGGAGGTGCCGACCATTTCGTCACGGTGGCCGAGGGCGGCGTGCAGGGCGCGGTTGGCGGCGCGGGTCCGGGAGAGGTCGAGGGCGGCCTGGAGGGTGACGAGGACCGACTCGGGGGTGAGGGGCTTCTCGAGGAACTGGAAGGCGCCGAGTCGGGCGGCGCGGACCGCGTCGGCCAGCTGGGCCTTGCCGCTCATCATGATGACGGGGGCGGAGACGCCGCGCTCGCGGAGTGCCTGCAGCGTGGCCAGACCATCGGGGCCCGGCGGCATCATCAGGTCCAGAAAAATGGCGTCCGGCTCGGCCTCTTCGACGGCCAGGATGGCGGCGTTGCCATTGGCGGCTTCCGACACCACATGCCCCTCGGCGCGGAGCAGCGCCCCGAGCATCCGGCGGATGTTGGCTTCGTCGTCGATGAGCAAGATTGAGGACATTCGGAAAGATAGCGCCCTACTGCCCCGCTGCCCCGCTGCCCCGCTGCCCCGCTGCCCAGCGGCCCCGCCAATACCACCTCACCCCCTGTCCCCCTCTCCATGATATGGAGAGGGGGGACCGCCCGACAGCATCACCACGAACGTGGCTCCCCCTCCCGGGGTCTCCCGCACCTCCACGTTGCCGCCGTGCGCCACGGCGGTCTGCCGCACGAGCGCCAGGCCGAGGCCGGTGCCCTCGTCCTTCGTGGTCCAGTAGGGTTCGAACACCTGGGCGCGCTGCTCCTCGGGGATGCCGATGCCGTGGTCGGCAATCGCCACGATCACGCCGCCGGCGCCGGGGGCGATCCGGATGTCGAGCTGGCCGGCGCCGTCCATCGCCTCGACGGCGTTCCGGATCAGGTTGCTGAAGGCGCGGCGGAGGGGGTCGTAGTGACCCATGATTCGCGGCGTGTCGGGATGGACCTGCAGGGTGGCCTCGACCGTGGGTGGCACGGCGGTGCGCCGCAGCTCCTCGAGCAGTTCCGGCAGGTCCACCTCGGCGGCGGGTCCCTCGGGGAGCCGGCCCAGTTCGGCGAACTCCTTGGCGAGCCGCTCCAGCCGGTTCGACTCGGCGGCCAGGACCTCGATGGCCTCCGTCTGTTCGGGGCGCGCCGTGCGGGCGAGCGCCTTCACCGCGAACCCGATCGGCGTCAGCGGGTTCTTCATCTCGTGCGCCACCCGGCGCGCCACCTCGCCGAAGGCGCGGATCCGCTCGGTCTCGAGTTCGCGGGAGCGGCCGAGCTCGAGTTCACTGGCCATGGAGCGGAGGGCGGAGCGGAGTGCCTCGAATTCCGGGGCGCCCCGCAGCGTCTCGGCGTCGGGTATCGGCTCGTGCCGGGCGATGTGGCCGGTCCAGCCGACCAGTTCATCGATCGGCCGGCTCAGCTGCCGGGATAGGTGCCCGCCGAGGCGGACGGCGGCGTAGACATACAACGCACCGAGGGCCAGGAGCAGCGCCGCCAGCCCGGCGTAGTAGTACTGGCCGTACGCCTCGGCCGCCTGGGTGCGCACCAGGGCCCGGTTCAGCGCCTCTGCGTGGGCGGCCAGGGCGCGGCGCTCGGGAGCGCGGAGCCGTGTGGTGTCGATGGTTTCCACCAGCACTCCGGCTGGAGTTGCCGACCTTCCACGGCCGCGCGGGCGGCGGTAGCGGGGTTGTTGGTGCGGATGGTGAGGGCCTGAAGCTGAAGATGGCGATCGCGGTGGGCACGGCGCCCAGCGCAATCAGCACCAGCAGGATCCGTTGGAAGGGGGAGAGTGAGGGGTCTGGGTGTGGTCAGATATCCGATGCGACAGACACCCCACGAGTTCCCCATGTCAGCGAGGACGTAAAGCGCTCCGTCGGGACCCACCCTCAACCAGTTATGGGGAACCATAGTTCCAAAACGAGTTTACGGAATTGTCGTTGACAGTGTCGAGGCGGCTGACCCATCCGCTTACATAGTCAGCGAAGAAAAAGCTGCCCTGGTATTCCGCAGGGAAGAGCGAGGACGGGTCCATAAAACGTAGCCCCAGCAATGGCGAACCCGACTACTAGGCTTGATTATCACTGGAATGTCTGTAGACGCAGTGGGTCGGCACGTCGGCCCCACCTGGCCCTTCCCTGACAGGCCAGCCGAAATTGGCGCCGGCAAGACCTTCGTCGACCTCTTCCCAGATGCTCTCCCAACATCGTCAATAAACATCCGACCCGTCACCGGCTGAAATGCAGCAAACGGGTTTCTTAGCCCCAATGACCAGATCGCCCGGTTTCCGCCAGTCGTGCTCCCATAGAAAGGTTGTCAGTTGAACGATCCGTCGTCATTAAAACGAAGGATCTTTCCGAACGGAGAACTCATGCTCTGGTGCATTGGCTTCCGGTGGCGTTGTCACCCACAGCAACATACAGCATTCCATCGGGGCCGAAGTGCAGAGCACCGCCGTTGTGGTTGGTGGCGCTGGAGAGATTCGGAAGGTCCACCACCGTTTCACTGCCCGAGCTAACGTCACCGTTGGCAGTGACGCGCACGATACGATTGTGGGCACCACCTGATTCAGAAGTGTAATACAGGTATATCCAATGGTTGGTCATGAACCTGGGTGAAATGTGAGGCCCAACAGCCCCTGTTCGCCGATCTCCGTGGTGGTCACAGTCGTGAAGGGTGGAAAGGAGTAGGCCGTTCTTGATGACACGGACGGCTCCTCCCTTGCTCTGCCACGAATAGACGGCCATCAGGTGACCGTCTTCATGCCGTTGGTTGAACTTGGAATCCGCTCACCAGAGTGGTGCGGCTGAAGCCAGTTGGCAAAGCGGGATCCGGAGAAAGTCACGCGAGCCGCTGACCAGGGCGAGAGATTGCCGGCGGCATCGCGGGCCTGTGCCCGCACCACGTGGACGCCCGTGGTATAGGCACTCGTCGCCGTAGCGTGGCTTGATAGGGAGCCGATGTGTCTTCGGCCAAGGTGATCCCATCTAGCTGGAAGGTCACTTCCTGACTACCCCGACGTTGTCGGTCGCGGTGGCAGTGAATGTCAGCGACCCCGACAGGCCGGTGGTTCCATCGGTCGGGTCGGTGAGTTGCACGCTGGGCGGCGTTCCGTCGGATCCAGACGGGATTCACGGTAACGCCAACCGGCGGAAATGGTGACAGCACCATCGCCCGTGGCGCGGGCCGTCAGCGTGTGATTGCCGGTCGTGATCGGGGTCCAGGTCACGGCATACGGCGAGCCGTTGTCGGTGCCCAGCGGGGTCCCTCCATCGAAAAATGCGACCCCAGTCACCGAACCATCCGGATCGGACGCAGTCGCAGTCACCTGCGTGGCTGTGCCTTGCGTAACTGGGGCGCCGGCGGATGGCGCGGTGAGGCTCACGATCGGATCTGGTTCACGACCGCCACGATCTGGTAGGTGGCGGTATACGCAGTGTTGGTGGTGGGCGTGACGACCGTGCGGGCGCGGATCCGCCATCGGACCACACTTGCCACTCGAGGCTGTCGGGGCCGATCACCTGCGGGGAGGGGGCGCCGAGATCGCGTTCCATTCCGATCACCGAGACCACGCTGAACGGGGTTGCCTGGGGCTGTCCATCCACGGTCAGGACGACCCCGCTCGGGGCGCCGGCAAGGGAGAGTGTAACCTTGCGGGGCTGCAATATCCACGTGACTCGTATCCGCCAGTCCGCCCGCATCCACGACCGCCAGGTATATCCGGAGGAAGATGTCGTCCGTGTGCCCCCGTGGCGGCACCAGGAAACTTCCGGAAGTCGCCCCCGTCGTCGGTATCGAAGGTGTATGAGTCGCGTGGTGCAGCACCACCCACCAGGTGAACTGACTGCCCGCAAGGGTCCCGTCTGTCCGAACCCGTGCCGGCGTACGCGACTGTTTCACCGCCGGAGAAGAAGCCGCCGGTTGCAGGAGCATTGACGTCGCGATTGGTGGTTGATTGCCCGTCAGTCACGACCACGCCCACGACCGCGGATGCGGTAGTGGCGCCGCTGTCGTCTGTTGCCCGCGCCGTCAGTGCATGGGGCCCTGCGGAGATTAGTCCAGCTTACGGAATATGGGGTGATGTGTCCGCACTGAGCGACACGGCTCCATCAAAGAATTCGACAGCCACGACTGTCCCGTCGGGATCCCCGGCAGCGGCGGTCAGGCCGGAGTCGCCTTGATCGAGCGGGGTGGCCCTCCGGGATGGAGCAGTCAGACTCACCGTCGGCGATTGGTTCGCCGGGGAGAGACAGTGACGGCTACCGGGGCGGAGGTGGCGGCGCCGCCATCGTCCGTGGCGGGCCGTCAGTGCGGTGCAGTCCGCGGACACTCGGCGACCAATTGACCGCATAAGGCATGGAGGTGACCATGCCGAGAGAGTTGGGGCTGGTCGAAGAATCTGACCGATGCGATGGCCCTGTCGGATCAGTCGCCGTGGCTGTAACCGCGGTACTGGTGCCCAGCGTGATGGTCGCCCCGGACAGGGACCGTCGATAACGACACTCGGAGCCTGGTTGGCGGGTGGTAACCACGTCTCCCGCTTGACACGAGAACATAGCCCCGATGCCCACCCGAGGAGGACAACACGCTGGAGAGAGATATTCATGTGACAAAGTTAGCACATCGGTCCAACTGCCCGGTCTCGGGTTGGGCTGGGCGATCTGCCTGAGGCGCTAGCCCTTGACAGGGCGCTGGTCATCGATTTCCGGGCAGATCCTGCAAGTGTGCCGCCGATGAATGCAATCACCGTTCCGATGAGGGGGTTGGATAGGTGGGGTCGAGATGAACGGGCCGGGATTCCCGTGAGGCTCGCTAGGGCTAGGGCGGTCGCGCCGAACACGGCTGCATATCCAAGGTAGGCCGCGGTGCGGTGCGAGAGGGCGTCGAATTGGCTTCCCCACTCCAACAGGTAGAGCGAAAGCGCAATCGCGAGTGCTAGCCTCGGTACCCAAAGCCACCCGTCGGGGGGAACCGGAATCAGGAGGGATGCGACAATCCCCACCCAACCGATGACAGCACCGAAGATGCTGCTGCCGATCACTCTCATCATGGGGGAGTTCCCGCCGTCGGCTTCGGCAATGGGCAACCAGCCGATGATGCCAACCCAGAAGAGCAGTCCCAGCCGAAAGAAGACCAACGCAGCGACACCGCCAACGATGGCCGTACTCCACGGACCGCGCATTAGTGGGCGACATACATCCTCCTCGCGAAAGCGGACGTACGGAGGGGCTTCACCCCCGATATGCCATTCGAAACCAAGGATGTCAATATGGCGAATGCTGCGGCTCCGTTCTCTGGTCGGGCCAGGAGTTCCGGGTACATCGCGGTACCCATTCCCAGCAGGATGCCGATCGCCGCCACCCACTCGCTTCCAGTGCGCGGCCGGGAAGCCCGCCGCAAACGGGACGCCGCCAAGGAGGAGGGCGGCCGTGAGGGTGCGACTATCAGACCCATCTTCCCGCTGAGCGCCCCGTAGTGTGACACCAGACCGAGCAGGCCGAGAATCCAGTGCGCCGTGAGCCCGCGCCTCCTCGCCAAGCACAGAATCCCACGGCATGATCAGGCTCCATCCCCAGCTTGCACTCAAGGGTAGCCGACGCGTGCGGATCGGGGTCGTGGATCCGCGGTTCAGTTCGAAGGCCCCATTGCGCAGCGCCGTAGGCCTCCACTGTGTCGCCGATCGACCCAGCCATGCCATTCTTGAGGTTCACGGATGGCACCCGGAGTTTCGGGTTCAGCGCCTTCAGGCTCAAACGGGAACGCAGCAGGTCCCGACGATCCTGGCCGAGCAAACCACCTGCCGTTGCCACTCGTCATAGATCACACCCTGACGGGGGCCAGTCGAGATGGACTGGGACCAAGGACGGCCCGGAATCCCATCGAAGGCTGCGCTGTCAGGGCGTCCTGATCCTCGCCTGGTCGATGGCTCTGCCGGAGCAGGATACCCCCGGCGCTCAAGGTCAAGACTCGACCGAGAAAGGGCTTGTAATTGCCGAGATCCGGCGCCCACTGTCCATACCACGGGCGGCTGGATCGGGCTACGCGCCCGAGCGACCAGGCCGTGACAATCCAGATGCAGACCAACCCTGTTCCGAGGGCCAGGCCAATCGCCGTGCCACGCGTGGGGGTGGGACGATTATGTAGAGCCAGCTGGAACCGATGACTGCGCTGATCGTGCCACCGGGCCGTATTCATCAGGATATCACCGAGACTGGCATCCCGGCCGGTTATGACCTTCATCCAGGTGGTTCGATGCCGAACGAAAGCGATGCCGGCCAGCACGAATGCTCGCCTCCACGAGAACCCCGCCAAGCCCAGCCCAATCCCCAGAGGCAGGAAGAGCAGCACGTTGAGCAGCACATCGACACCGCCCAGCGATCCGCAGACCACAGTAGAGCGGCGTCGCAGCGGCCTCACCCGCCCCGCCCGGGTCGGGGATCAGGGTCATGAGCGGCAATGAATACGATCCCGGCGAGTGCCAGTTGGAACCCGAAGTTGTTCTGGGATCGAGACATAGAGCCTTTCGCTGGAGGCTGGGTGAGGCGGCCGACGGCATCCAAGCGCCGGTCGCAGGCTTCGGGAGGTCCACACAGGCACGACCCGTGCATGGATAGTACCTTCTGAAGGGTCAATTTTGCCAGCAACCAGCCCCCGGAGCCGCCGCCTGCCGCCAGTTCACCACTTCTCGGTTGATGTGGAGGAGCACTTCCACGTGACTGCCTTCGAGCGGTACCTCTCCTGCGGAGTGGGAGCATCAGCCGAGCAGGGCGGACGCGAAGTACCGACCTGTTGCTGGATCTCCTCGCGCGCCATGGAGCTTACCGGTACCTTCTTCATCGTTGGCTGGCTGGCGGACTGAAAGCCGGACCTCGTGCGCCGGATTGCAGCCGGCGGCCACAAAATCGCCAGGCCACAGCCTGGCGGCACCGCAGGATTCCCACCATCAGTCCCAACGAATTTCGCGAAGACGTGACCGCACCAAGGCTCGGTTGAGGAGATCTCCGGCCAGCGCGTTCGTGGTTTCCGCGCACCGAGCTTTTCCATTCTCCCGGGATGGAATGGGCCTTTGACGTCCTGCTCGGAGACCGGCCGCTGTCTCTACGACTCAAGCATTTTTCCCTGATCCGGCGGCCAGGGTACGGATGGCCGGGTGCTCCGACCGTACCGTACGATATCGTCCGCCCGGCAGGTACGCTTCGAGAGTACCTGATGACGACCCTCCGCCTCCTCGGGGTCCGGGTTCCGGCCGCGGGCGGTGGGTACTCTTCGGCAGTTCCTGTTCGGGCGCCGCCCGCCGCGCATTCCGGGGACCTGAGCGGCAGGAGGAAGGAGGGATGTTTTACGTACATCCTTGGGAAGTGGATCCTGCATAACCGCGGATCAAGTGTGGAAAGCTTACCTGGCTTCGACACTATCGTGGACTCGATCACCCTTGCCGCGACTCGAGCGGTTGCTCGGCGAGTTCCGGTTTTCGTCTGTCGTCCCTCGGGTGACCGCACATCTGACGTAAGCCTTCGAAGGGTCCCCGGCCGAGTGGGAACGCGTTCGCAGGCAACAGGTTGGCTGGACGCATTTTCATCTGTATGGGTGCGGCGTGACCTCATGCAGAACGCGCTCGGTCACGAGACGATCTATCTCGGGCCGTGCCTCACACGGCTAGCTCGCCAAGCGGGATACCCCCTCGTCCGGTGCGGAGGCCCTATTCGGACACTATCTGGGTCTCGCTCCCATTCCCGAACTACGGTGGCCCCCCGGCACCCCAGATGCGGTGGGCGCCCTCGCGGCCGAGGCGGCCCGAATGGCAGACGAAGGGGGCGTGAAACTCCTTGAACTCCGGAGCGGCAGTTTCCCGTCGACCTCTCTTGGTGTCGCATCGGAAAGTCACCGTGGTGCTGGACATGCCCGCCGACCCCGCTTTGCTGATGAAGGGCTTCCGCCAAGCTGCGGAGCCAGTGAGGCGCCCTGAGAAGGAGGGTGTCACCTACGCCTTCGGCTCTGACCAGGTCGCGCCGTTCTTCTCCGTCTTTTCCCGGCACATGCGAGACCGGGCACGCCTACGCAGAGTCTTCGGCTCTTCCAGGAAATCGCGCGCGTCTTTCCGGAGGACGCCGTCTTCGGGTGCGCCTGGCTTGGGGACAGGCCCATTGCGGCAGGGGCCGGATTCATCTGGGGCAGAGAGTTTGAGATGACCTGGGCCAGCGCGCTCTCGGAATTCAATCGCACTTCAGCCAATATGGACTCTACAGGGCTTTCATGGAACGGGCCATTGCGACCGGTTGCACCTGTTTCAACTTTGGCGCTGCACGCCGGGTGGCGGTGTACCCATCGGTTCAAGTTGCAGTGGGGGCGGCGTAGACGAGGACTTCCGGCGGTATCAGCACTCCACTGGTGGAGCGCCGGCGACCACGCCATCGCCGGATCAGGGGGCCTTCGCCTGGGGTCCGCGGTTCAGCGAGGTGCTGCCGCTGCCGATTGCCACTGGCCTGGCCCACATCGTTCGCCTGATTCCATGACGCGCGATCTCGCGGGAAGTCCTCGTCAGCGTCACCTTCCTGCCCTTGACGGAATTCGAATGGTCGCCGTCATGGCTGTTCTCGTTGCGCACTCTTACGCTCAGATCCCCACCGGTGGGCTTGGGGTCAGCGCGTTCTTCGTTCTGAGTGCGGTTTCCCGCCAGATCATCGCTCTGCTGGCGAGTATGACGAGACTGGTACCGTCTCGCTTCGGCGGTTCTATGCGCGGAGGACTCTTCGCATTTTCCCGGCTTACTACACCTACCTGCTCCTCACTTTCGCAATTGACACGTACGTCGGGGATACCCATTCGCGTTCCGCCATGGCCGCCGCCTTGTACTACGGTGTCAACTACTTCAACGCGTTCAACGGTCACCCCAGTACTTCGGTGGCGGCGACTTGGTCGCTCGCAGTCGAGGAGCAATTCTACCTTATCTGGCCATTGTTGTTTCTGGACACTATGCTCCGGCGGGCGATTGCGAATGCTCCGGGGACTCATCGGACTCATCGCCCTCGTCGTCGCTTGGAGGTGTTTCCTTTGGTATCAGGTGGGTATGGGGGAGGCCTACGTCTACAATGCCTTTGATACTTCGCTTCGACACGTTGGCGGTCGGTTGCCTCCTGGCCGTGCTTCAAGTCCCGGTCGGCCGTGGCCTGAGCAGGACTGCTGGCACGTTATTGGTGGCTTCCGATGGCTACTCTCGGATTATTGCTCATCTCCCACCTAGGAATCTCATCGAACTGGCACTACGGAGTCGGACCACTGTCGACGCACTCCTGCTCGCGGTCTTGCTTGTCCAACTCTTGCAGTTGAGTTCGACCTCACCATGGCGATGGCTCGATGATGCCAGGGTGCGGTATCTGGGCAGGGATTTCATACCCGATGTACTTGTACCATTGTTGGGGTATGGCCATTGGTCGGCGCGTCCCGTTCGGCCATCTGCACACCAGATTCGCATTTGGCGTGATGGCCACGGCTGGCTTTGCCACCGGCTCGTATTACATCATCGAGCGCCCATTCTTGAAACTCAAAGCCCGGTTCGAACCAAGGGGTACGGTAGGGTGAGCCGCTTGCACCCCGGCCAATTCCCCGCTTACCATATCGGCCTTACTCGGGCTTGCGGGCTGCTTGGCTCAGCGACGGTCGGTGGGAACGGCGCGAAGTCGAGCATGCGCTGAGGCTAGCCTTTGGCCCATGCAAATTGTATCTCACCGACAGCGGGACGTCCGCATTGGCTTTGGCATTGCGGGTCGTAGGGGATGTGACCCGAGCCCCCATCGCTCTCCCGGCCTACTGCTGCTACGACGTCGCGACTGCAGCCGACGCGGCGAGGATTGACTTCATCTCTACGATGTGGACCCAACCACCCTCTCGCCTGATCTCGCCTCGCTT is a window from the Gemmatimonadales bacterium genome containing:
- a CDS encoding sigma-54 dependent transcriptional regulator gives rise to the protein MSSILLIDDEANIRRMLGALLRAEGHVVSEAANGNAAILAVEEAEPDAIFLDLMMPPGPDGLATLQALRERGVSAPVIMMSGKAQLADAVRAARLGAFQFLEKPLTPESVLVTLQAALDLSRTRAANRALHAALGHRDEMVGTSAALRKVRELVAQVAPGDTRVLITGESGTGKELVAAAIHRASGRAGGPFVAVNSAAIPRELVESEMFGHERGAFTGATERRMGRFELADGGTLFLDEVGDLHLEAQAKLLRVLETGEVQHLGAERTTRVDVRVIAATNSRLDTAVARGQVREDLFFRLNVFPIHLPPLRERLEDLPALVRHFASRLRPQDPVPFTPDAVAALAGYRWPGNVRELANVVERLTILADGSVTAELVRQVVPSVPPLQLSHLTPRPPLHNVERGSHASLSESLENHERALIQAALNDANGVVAEAARALQTDRANLYRRMKRLGLGE
- a CDS encoding HAMP domain-containing sensor histidine kinase, encoding METIDTTRLRAPERRALAAHAEALNRALVRTQAAEAYGQYYYAGLAALLLALGALYVYAAVRLGGHLSRQLSRPIDELVGWTGHIARHEPIPDAETLRGAPEFEALRSALRSMASELELGRSRELETERIRAFGEVARRVAHEMKNPLTPIGFAVKALARTARPEQTEAIEVLAAESNRLERLAKEFAELGRLPEGPAAEVDLPELLEELRRTAVPPTVEATLQVHPDTPRIMGHYDPLRRAFSNLIRNAVEAMDGAGQLDIRIAPGAGGVIVAIADHGIGIPEEQRAQVFEPYWTTKDEGTGLGLALVRQTAVAHGGNVEVRETPGGGATFVVMLSGGPPSPYHGEGDRG
- a CDS encoding DUF4390 domain-containing protein, coding for MRLPAVLLLLAALTLPAAPPLAAQGSNDVTLTVTLVPDANRKDGQLPEARVNGLLEDDRWTSALLSGLPLRLHYRLELWRARASWFDAAVRSIDWDVVVRREPLLDQYTVTTVLLGRTRQQRYPDLATLGRALGVAYRIAVRATDKGNYYYVATLSVSTLSDADLDEMDRVMRGETGAATDDNGNLGGAVSRSARRMLLRVAGLPIMRVEGKSENFEVE